AACAGAACTTTTCGGGAAGGTGATATCCAGTAACCTTAAACAAGGTGTATTTTTAAGTAAACCTCTACCACTATGAAATCAATCGCTCTTCTGACACTGACCCTTTTATTATCATTCGGAACATTGTTTGCGCAACAAATGGGCGGCGAACCATTTAAAGGTGCAGAGAAAATAATTGCCAGATATGATATTGCATCGGATTCCCTTTTTAACATGCTTCTAAAGCAGATCACCCAACATGGCTATGCAATAGACAGGTTGGAAAAGGATTCTATGCTGATCGTTACAGAGATGAGGCCTGTGATCAAAAAGGATAAATATAAAGCTACAATTAGCAAATATGCCATGCGGCTTGCCATTGTGGATAATACCTTAACCCTGTCATCAGCCTGTATGTATCCGGATCTTAAGATTAAGTTTCATAATGCGCAGGTTGTACCGCTGGTTTATTATCCTAAAGGATACCCCGCAAAACCTACTTTTAATGAAGTGTTGGCTTTTGTTAGAGCAACGAACCCTGCTTCTATAGCTTATGCCAAATAGCCCATCGAGAGGCCAAAATGACAGGTACCCCACCTTAATACGGGATGGATACGGGAATGATACGGGATTGATACGGGAATGATACGGGAATGATACGGGAATGATACGGGATTGGTACCTGATTATATCGCAATTGACCCGTAAAACAAACAACATTCGACCCTTTAAACAAAGTCCCCCAATGTTAACCCTCCTAGCTTTGCAGTAGAAAATAAAGCATAGGAACAATGAACACACTACAAAAACCCATTCACTCCGGCTTCTCAGCTGCTTCTACCGCAGAAGACGTGATCAAAGGCATCGATCTCACCGGCAAGGTAGCCATCGTTACAGGCGGTTATTCAGGCATCGGCCTGGAAACAGCAAGGGTATTAAGGAATGCAGGTGCTCAGGTGATAGTACCCGCAAGAGACCTGAAAAAGGCTGCAACCACGCTGATGGGTATGGATGTAACCATAGAAGAATTAGATCTGATGAACCCTGCATCCATCAACGCCTTCGTAGACCGCTTTCTGGCCTCCAACCGCCCGCTGCACATCCTGGTGAACAGCGCAGGCATCATGGCCAATCCTTTCACGAAAGATACCCGCGGCTACGAGTCCCAGTTCGCCACCAACCACCTGGGCCACTTCCAGCTGGTAAACAAACTGTGGCCGGCTTTGCAAAAAGCAAACGGCGCCCGGGTGATCTCCGTATCCTCCCGGGGTCACTGTTATTCCCCGGTTATACTGGAGGACCCCAACTTCGAAAACAGGGAATACGAACGCTGGGCCGCTTATGGTCAGTCAAAAACAGCGAACGTGCTGTTTGCAGTAGAACTGGACAAACGTGGCAGGAACGAAGGGATAAGGGCCTTTTCCCTTCATCCGGGTAGTATCCTGGGTACAGGGTTAGCGGTGCATCTTACCAAAGAGGAATTGCTGACAGCAGGGGTAATAGATGAAAATGGCAAACCCATCCGTGATGCAGAAAGAGGACTCAAAACAATTGAACAGGGCGCTTCCACCAGTGTATGGTGTGCTACAAGCCCTCAGCTCGATGATATCGGTGGCCTTTATTGTGAGGATAACGATGTTTCGCCACTGATGTCAACGGATATTACAATGAGTTTGAATATTGGTGCCTCAGCGAGGTTTGCAGGTGTAATGCCATATGCAATAGATCAGGAAATAGCAGCAAAGCTTTGGAGCCTGAGTGAAAAGTTATTGAAAGCATAGCACAGATTGTTGGTGCCAGGGCATGTAACCGGCACCAACAATTTTATTTAATTTTAGGAAATGGAAACGCCGCAATTGTTATCCACCGGTAAAGTGTTTTTTTCTGTTGTGATAGAAAAATACTACAGCCGTGAAATGGTGATCAAAGAGCATACGCTGTTAAGGATCATTTCCGGAGAAATGAAAATGATCCAGTCGGAGAACACTTATTTTTTTCATGCAGGGGATACTTTGTTATTCCCGCGCAATGAATTAGCCATGACCACCAAATTACCGTTGAACGGAGAGCCTTACAAGGCTGTCTCAATTTCTTTTCCGCAGGAGGTGTTGAGGAAATATTATGTGGCGCATAACATCACCCCTCCGCAGCAGCGGGAAATGCCCCG
This DNA window, taken from Chitinophaga niabensis, encodes the following:
- a CDS encoding oxidoreductase produces the protein MNTLQKPIHSGFSAASTAEDVIKGIDLTGKVAIVTGGYSGIGLETARVLRNAGAQVIVPARDLKKAATTLMGMDVTIEELDLMNPASINAFVDRFLASNRPLHILVNSAGIMANPFTKDTRGYESQFATNHLGHFQLVNKLWPALQKANGARVISVSSRGHCYSPVILEDPNFENREYERWAAYGQSKTANVLFAVELDKRGRNEGIRAFSLHPGSILGTGLAVHLTKEELLTAGVIDENGKPIRDAERGLKTIEQGASTSVWCATSPQLDDIGGLYCEDNDVSPLMSTDITMSLNIGASARFAGVMPYAIDQEIAAKLWSLSEKLLKA